In one window of Syngnathus scovelli strain Florida chromosome 22, RoL_Ssco_1.2, whole genome shotgun sequence DNA:
- the strip2 gene encoding striatin-interacting protein 1 homolog isoform X3, with protein sequence MESPNLEFEYGDTDTPTAELSELYSYTEEPEFALNRDYFEEDFKSHARGRRWIDVSAEERRAYVMRLLDALEVTDRDKRLKVARAILYLAQGVFDECDAEADVLRWSRRNVFLLYDMGIFTALLELLSMEIDNNQACSSALRKPAISLADSTELRVLLSIMYLMVETVRVQTDDDNPEWRATREAFKNELGAPLYNGEPFALLLFSMVTKFCSMNAPHFPMKKVLLLLWKTILFTLGGFEELQEMKMRGRERLNLPPLPEDSIKVVRAMRAASPPASAMELIEQQQQQKRGRRSRRSAFVDSLEGDSPFPKKQPLVKQDSLDTYNERDPFKNDDVRDEEEDPEDGDGGMEGEVDPLDRDVIIQPPPPPPPLRPPAERVNFPKGLPWAPKVREKDIEHFLETSRNKFIGFTLGNDTETLVGLPRPIHESVKTLKQHKYVSIAEVQMKREEELQQCPLSLGEEEVDETPAEMLYLGMLPNLSQYVIALLKLLLAAAPTSKAKTDSINILADVLPEEMPITVLQSMKLGIDVNRHKEIIVKAISALLLLLLKHLKLNHVYQFEIVSQHLVFANCIPLILKFFNQNIMSYISAKNSICVLDFPHCAVHEMPELTAESLEAGDNNQFCWRNLFSCINLLRILNKLTKWKHSRTMMLVVFKSAPILKRALKVKQAMMQLYVLKLLKIQTKYLGRQWRKSNMKTMSAIYQKVRHRLNDDWAYGNDIDARPWDFQAEECALRESIEKFNSRRYDKNRNGDLAPVDNCLQSVLGQRVDLPDDFHYSYEMWLEREVFSQPIEWEGLLVEP encoded by the exons ATGGAGTCTCCCAATTTGGAGTTTGAATACGGCGACACCGACACCCCCACCGCCGAACTCTCAG AGTTGTACAGCTACACCGAGGAGCCTGAATTTGCTCTCAACAGAGACTACTTCGAGGAGGACTTCAAAAGTcacg CCCGGGGACGACGATGGATCGATGTGAGCGCGGAGGAGCGGCGTGCGTACGTGATGAGATTACTGGACGCACTGGAGGTGACCGACAGGGACAAGAGACTGAAGGTGGCCCGGGCCATCCTCTACCTCGCTCAGG GTGTGTTCGACGAATGTGACGCCGAGGCGGACGTGCTCCGCTGGTCCAGGCGCAATGTCTTCCTCCTCTACGACATGGGGATCTTCACGGCCCTGTTGGAGCTCCTCAGCATGGAGATAGA TAACAACCAAGCCTGCAGCAGCGCTTTGAGGAAGCCCGCCATCTCGCTCGCGGATAGCACAGAGCTCAG AGTGTTGCTCAGCATCATGTACTTAATGGTGGAGACGGTTCGAGTTCAAACGGACGACGACAACCCGGAATGGCGAGCCACCAGGGAGGCCTTCAAGAACGAGCTCG GTGCTCCGCTATACAACGGCGAGCCTTTTGCCTTGCTTCTCTTCTCCATGGTGACCAAATTCTGCAGCATGAACGCACCACATTTCCCCATGAAGAAAGTTCTCCTTCTCCTATGGAAAACCATTTTG TTCACCTTGGGGGGCTTCGAGGAGCTGCAGGAGATGAAGATGCGGGGCCGGGAGCGTCTCAACTTACCGCCGCTCCCCGAGGACAGCATCAAGGTGGTCCGGGCCATGAGAGCCGCCTCGCCGCCCGCCTCCGCCATGGAGCTTAtcgagcagcagcaacagcagaagAGAGGACGGCGCAGTCGCAGG AGTGCCTTTGTTGATAGCTTGGAAGGAGACAGTCCCTTTCCCAAGAAGCAG CCGCTGGTCAAACAAGACAGCCTGGACACGTACAACGAGCGAGACCCCTTCAAGAACGACGACGTCCGTGACGAGGAAGAGGACCCCGAGGATGGTGATGGCGGCATGGAGGGTGAGGTGGACCCCTTGGATCGTGATGTCATCATCcaacctccgcctccgccgcctCCTCTTCGGCCCCCTGCGGAGAGGGTCAACTTCCCCAAAGGCCTCCCTTGGGCCCCCAAAGTCAG GGAGAAGGACATCGAGCACTTCCTGGAGACCAGTCGGAACAAGTTCATCGGCTTCACCCTCGGAAA TGACACCGAGACCCTCGTAGGCCTGCCCCGACCTATCCACGAGAGTGTCAAGACTCTCAAACAG CACAAATACGTGTCCATCGCCGAAGTCCAGATGAAGCGCGAGGAGGAGCTACAACAATGTCCGCTGAGCTTG GGCGAGGAGGAGGTGGACGAGACGCCTGCTGAGATGCTCTACCTGGGCATGCTTCCAAACCTCTCCCAGTATGTG ATCGCTCTCCTGAAGCTACTCTTGGCCGCCGCACCCACCTCCAAAGCCAAAACGGATTCCATTAATATCCTCGCCGACGTGCTGCCTGAGGAGATGCC AATCACGGTCCTCCAGAGCATGAAGCTTGGCATCGACGTCAACCGGCACAAAGAGATCATCGTCAAGGCCATCtcggctctgctgctgctcctactCAAACACTTGAAACTCAACCACGTCTACCAG TTTGAGATTGTCTCCCAGCATCTGGTGTTTGCCAACTGCATACCACTCATCCTCAAGTTCTTCAACCAGAACATCATGTCTTATATCAGTGCCAAAAACAG CATTTGTGTTTTGGATTTTCCACACTGCGCCGTCCACGAAATGCCCGAGCTCACTGCCGAGAGCCTG GAAGCTGGAGACAACAACCAGTTCTGTTGGCGTAATCTATTCTCTTGCATCAACCTGCTGAGAATCCTCAACAAGCTGACTAAGTGGAAACACTCTCGGACCATG ATGTTGGTGGTCTTCAAGTCAGCCCCCATCCTGAAGAGAGCCCTGAAGGTCAAGCAGGCCATGATGCAGCTGTACGTGCTTAAGCTGCTCAAAATCCAGACCAAGTATTTGGGCCGCCAGTGGAGGAAGAGCAACATGAAGACCATGTCGGCTATCTACCAGAAGGTCCGCCACAGGCTCAATGACGACTGGGCGTACGGgaatg ATATCGACGCACGGCCTTGGGACTTCCAGGCGGAGGAGTGCGCCCTTCGCGAGAGCATCGAGAAGTTCAACAGCCGGCGCTACGACAAGAACCGCAACGGCGACTTGGCGCCGGTGGACAACTGCCTACAGAGCGTGCTGGGTCAGCGCGTGGACCTGCCCGACGACTTCCACTACAGCTACGAAATGTGGCTGGAGAGGGAGGTGTTCTCGCAGCCTATCGAGTGGGAGGGCCTCCTCGTGGAGCCGTGA
- the strip2 gene encoding striatin-interacting protein 1 homolog isoform X1, producing MQAEDLEVPLLNNLNDNGGRLRSKGKDVFKEQQKESENSMESPNLEFEYGDTDTPTAELSELYSYTEEPEFALNRDYFEEDFKSHARGRRWIDVSAEERRAYVMRLLDALEVTDRDKRLKVARAILYLAQGVFDECDAEADVLRWSRRNVFLLYDMGIFTALLELLSMEIDNNQACSSALRKPAISLADSTELRVLLSIMYLMVETVRVQTDDDNPEWRATREAFKNELGAPLYNGEPFALLLFSMVTKFCSMNAPHFPMKKVLLLLWKTILFTLGGFEELQEMKMRGRERLNLPPLPEDSIKVVRAMRAASPPASAMELIEQQQQQKRGRRSRRSAFVDSLEGDSPFPKKQPLVKQDSLDTYNERDPFKNDDVRDEEEDPEDGDGGMEGEVDPLDRDVIIQPPPPPPPLRPPAERVNFPKGLPWAPKVREKDIEHFLETSRNKFIGFTLGNDTETLVGLPRPIHESVKTLKQHKYVSIAEVQMKREEELQQCPLSLGEEEVDETPAEMLYLGMLPNLSQYVIALLKLLLAAAPTSKAKTDSINILADVLPEEMPITVLQSMKLGIDVNRHKEIIVKAISALLLLLLKHLKLNHVYQFEIVSQHLVFANCIPLILKFFNQNIMSYISAKNSICVLDFPHCAVHEMPELTAESLEAGDNNQFCWRNLFSCINLLRILNKLTKWKHSRTMMLVVFKSAPILKRALKVKQAMMQLYVLKLLKIQTKYLGRQWRKSNMKTMSAIYQKVRHRLNDDWAYGNDIDARPWDFQAEECALRESIEKFNSRRYDKNRNGDLAPVDNCLQSVLGQRVDLPDDFHYSYEMWLEREVFSQPIEWEGLLVEP from the exons CTCTCCTCAATAACCTCAACGACAACGGCGGCAGGTTGAGGTCGAAAGGGAAAGATGTGTTCAAGGAGCAACAGAAGGAGTCCGAG AACTCCATGGAGTCTCCCAATTTGGAGTTTGAATACGGCGACACCGACACCCCCACCGCCGAACTCTCAG AGTTGTACAGCTACACCGAGGAGCCTGAATTTGCTCTCAACAGAGACTACTTCGAGGAGGACTTCAAAAGTcacg CCCGGGGACGACGATGGATCGATGTGAGCGCGGAGGAGCGGCGTGCGTACGTGATGAGATTACTGGACGCACTGGAGGTGACCGACAGGGACAAGAGACTGAAGGTGGCCCGGGCCATCCTCTACCTCGCTCAGG GTGTGTTCGACGAATGTGACGCCGAGGCGGACGTGCTCCGCTGGTCCAGGCGCAATGTCTTCCTCCTCTACGACATGGGGATCTTCACGGCCCTGTTGGAGCTCCTCAGCATGGAGATAGA TAACAACCAAGCCTGCAGCAGCGCTTTGAGGAAGCCCGCCATCTCGCTCGCGGATAGCACAGAGCTCAG AGTGTTGCTCAGCATCATGTACTTAATGGTGGAGACGGTTCGAGTTCAAACGGACGACGACAACCCGGAATGGCGAGCCACCAGGGAGGCCTTCAAGAACGAGCTCG GTGCTCCGCTATACAACGGCGAGCCTTTTGCCTTGCTTCTCTTCTCCATGGTGACCAAATTCTGCAGCATGAACGCACCACATTTCCCCATGAAGAAAGTTCTCCTTCTCCTATGGAAAACCATTTTG TTCACCTTGGGGGGCTTCGAGGAGCTGCAGGAGATGAAGATGCGGGGCCGGGAGCGTCTCAACTTACCGCCGCTCCCCGAGGACAGCATCAAGGTGGTCCGGGCCATGAGAGCCGCCTCGCCGCCCGCCTCCGCCATGGAGCTTAtcgagcagcagcaacagcagaagAGAGGACGGCGCAGTCGCAGG AGTGCCTTTGTTGATAGCTTGGAAGGAGACAGTCCCTTTCCCAAGAAGCAG CCGCTGGTCAAACAAGACAGCCTGGACACGTACAACGAGCGAGACCCCTTCAAGAACGACGACGTCCGTGACGAGGAAGAGGACCCCGAGGATGGTGATGGCGGCATGGAGGGTGAGGTGGACCCCTTGGATCGTGATGTCATCATCcaacctccgcctccgccgcctCCTCTTCGGCCCCCTGCGGAGAGGGTCAACTTCCCCAAAGGCCTCCCTTGGGCCCCCAAAGTCAG GGAGAAGGACATCGAGCACTTCCTGGAGACCAGTCGGAACAAGTTCATCGGCTTCACCCTCGGAAA TGACACCGAGACCCTCGTAGGCCTGCCCCGACCTATCCACGAGAGTGTCAAGACTCTCAAACAG CACAAATACGTGTCCATCGCCGAAGTCCAGATGAAGCGCGAGGAGGAGCTACAACAATGTCCGCTGAGCTTG GGCGAGGAGGAGGTGGACGAGACGCCTGCTGAGATGCTCTACCTGGGCATGCTTCCAAACCTCTCCCAGTATGTG ATCGCTCTCCTGAAGCTACTCTTGGCCGCCGCACCCACCTCCAAAGCCAAAACGGATTCCATTAATATCCTCGCCGACGTGCTGCCTGAGGAGATGCC AATCACGGTCCTCCAGAGCATGAAGCTTGGCATCGACGTCAACCGGCACAAAGAGATCATCGTCAAGGCCATCtcggctctgctgctgctcctactCAAACACTTGAAACTCAACCACGTCTACCAG TTTGAGATTGTCTCCCAGCATCTGGTGTTTGCCAACTGCATACCACTCATCCTCAAGTTCTTCAACCAGAACATCATGTCTTATATCAGTGCCAAAAACAG CATTTGTGTTTTGGATTTTCCACACTGCGCCGTCCACGAAATGCCCGAGCTCACTGCCGAGAGCCTG GAAGCTGGAGACAACAACCAGTTCTGTTGGCGTAATCTATTCTCTTGCATCAACCTGCTGAGAATCCTCAACAAGCTGACTAAGTGGAAACACTCTCGGACCATG ATGTTGGTGGTCTTCAAGTCAGCCCCCATCCTGAAGAGAGCCCTGAAGGTCAAGCAGGCCATGATGCAGCTGTACGTGCTTAAGCTGCTCAAAATCCAGACCAAGTATTTGGGCCGCCAGTGGAGGAAGAGCAACATGAAGACCATGTCGGCTATCTACCAGAAGGTCCGCCACAGGCTCAATGACGACTGGGCGTACGGgaatg ATATCGACGCACGGCCTTGGGACTTCCAGGCGGAGGAGTGCGCCCTTCGCGAGAGCATCGAGAAGTTCAACAGCCGGCGCTACGACAAGAACCGCAACGGCGACTTGGCGCCGGTGGACAACTGCCTACAGAGCGTGCTGGGTCAGCGCGTGGACCTGCCCGACGACTTCCACTACAGCTACGAAATGTGGCTGGAGAGGGAGGTGTTCTCGCAGCCTATCGAGTGGGAGGGCCTCCTCGTGGAGCCGTGA
- the strip2 gene encoding striatin-interacting protein 1 homolog isoform X2: protein MQAEDLEVPLLNNLNDNGGRLRSKGKDVFKEQQKESENSMESPNLEFEYGDTDTPTAELSELYSYTEEPEFALNRDYFEEDFKSHARGRRWIDVSAEERRAYVMRLLDALEVTDRDKRLKVARAILYLAQGVFDECDAEADVLRWSRRNVFLLYDMGIFTALLELLSMEIDNNQACSSALRKPAISLADSTELRVLLSIMYLMVETVRVQTDDDNPEWRATREAFKNELGAPLYNGEPFALLLFSMVTKFCSMNAPHFPMKKVLLLLWKTILFTLGGFEELQEMKMRGRERLNLPPLPEDSIKVVRAMRAASPPASAMELIEQQQQQKRGRRSRRPLVKQDSLDTYNERDPFKNDDVRDEEEDPEDGDGGMEGEVDPLDRDVIIQPPPPPPPLRPPAERVNFPKGLPWAPKVREKDIEHFLETSRNKFIGFTLGNDTETLVGLPRPIHESVKTLKQHKYVSIAEVQMKREEELQQCPLSLGEEEVDETPAEMLYLGMLPNLSQYVIALLKLLLAAAPTSKAKTDSINILADVLPEEMPITVLQSMKLGIDVNRHKEIIVKAISALLLLLLKHLKLNHVYQFEIVSQHLVFANCIPLILKFFNQNIMSYISAKNSICVLDFPHCAVHEMPELTAESLEAGDNNQFCWRNLFSCINLLRILNKLTKWKHSRTMMLVVFKSAPILKRALKVKQAMMQLYVLKLLKIQTKYLGRQWRKSNMKTMSAIYQKVRHRLNDDWAYGNDIDARPWDFQAEECALRESIEKFNSRRYDKNRNGDLAPVDNCLQSVLGQRVDLPDDFHYSYEMWLEREVFSQPIEWEGLLVEP, encoded by the exons CTCTCCTCAATAACCTCAACGACAACGGCGGCAGGTTGAGGTCGAAAGGGAAAGATGTGTTCAAGGAGCAACAGAAGGAGTCCGAG AACTCCATGGAGTCTCCCAATTTGGAGTTTGAATACGGCGACACCGACACCCCCACCGCCGAACTCTCAG AGTTGTACAGCTACACCGAGGAGCCTGAATTTGCTCTCAACAGAGACTACTTCGAGGAGGACTTCAAAAGTcacg CCCGGGGACGACGATGGATCGATGTGAGCGCGGAGGAGCGGCGTGCGTACGTGATGAGATTACTGGACGCACTGGAGGTGACCGACAGGGACAAGAGACTGAAGGTGGCCCGGGCCATCCTCTACCTCGCTCAGG GTGTGTTCGACGAATGTGACGCCGAGGCGGACGTGCTCCGCTGGTCCAGGCGCAATGTCTTCCTCCTCTACGACATGGGGATCTTCACGGCCCTGTTGGAGCTCCTCAGCATGGAGATAGA TAACAACCAAGCCTGCAGCAGCGCTTTGAGGAAGCCCGCCATCTCGCTCGCGGATAGCACAGAGCTCAG AGTGTTGCTCAGCATCATGTACTTAATGGTGGAGACGGTTCGAGTTCAAACGGACGACGACAACCCGGAATGGCGAGCCACCAGGGAGGCCTTCAAGAACGAGCTCG GTGCTCCGCTATACAACGGCGAGCCTTTTGCCTTGCTTCTCTTCTCCATGGTGACCAAATTCTGCAGCATGAACGCACCACATTTCCCCATGAAGAAAGTTCTCCTTCTCCTATGGAAAACCATTTTG TTCACCTTGGGGGGCTTCGAGGAGCTGCAGGAGATGAAGATGCGGGGCCGGGAGCGTCTCAACTTACCGCCGCTCCCCGAGGACAGCATCAAGGTGGTCCGGGCCATGAGAGCCGCCTCGCCGCCCGCCTCCGCCATGGAGCTTAtcgagcagcagcaacagcagaagAGAGGACGGCGCAGTCGCAGG CCGCTGGTCAAACAAGACAGCCTGGACACGTACAACGAGCGAGACCCCTTCAAGAACGACGACGTCCGTGACGAGGAAGAGGACCCCGAGGATGGTGATGGCGGCATGGAGGGTGAGGTGGACCCCTTGGATCGTGATGTCATCATCcaacctccgcctccgccgcctCCTCTTCGGCCCCCTGCGGAGAGGGTCAACTTCCCCAAAGGCCTCCCTTGGGCCCCCAAAGTCAG GGAGAAGGACATCGAGCACTTCCTGGAGACCAGTCGGAACAAGTTCATCGGCTTCACCCTCGGAAA TGACACCGAGACCCTCGTAGGCCTGCCCCGACCTATCCACGAGAGTGTCAAGACTCTCAAACAG CACAAATACGTGTCCATCGCCGAAGTCCAGATGAAGCGCGAGGAGGAGCTACAACAATGTCCGCTGAGCTTG GGCGAGGAGGAGGTGGACGAGACGCCTGCTGAGATGCTCTACCTGGGCATGCTTCCAAACCTCTCCCAGTATGTG ATCGCTCTCCTGAAGCTACTCTTGGCCGCCGCACCCACCTCCAAAGCCAAAACGGATTCCATTAATATCCTCGCCGACGTGCTGCCTGAGGAGATGCC AATCACGGTCCTCCAGAGCATGAAGCTTGGCATCGACGTCAACCGGCACAAAGAGATCATCGTCAAGGCCATCtcggctctgctgctgctcctactCAAACACTTGAAACTCAACCACGTCTACCAG TTTGAGATTGTCTCCCAGCATCTGGTGTTTGCCAACTGCATACCACTCATCCTCAAGTTCTTCAACCAGAACATCATGTCTTATATCAGTGCCAAAAACAG CATTTGTGTTTTGGATTTTCCACACTGCGCCGTCCACGAAATGCCCGAGCTCACTGCCGAGAGCCTG GAAGCTGGAGACAACAACCAGTTCTGTTGGCGTAATCTATTCTCTTGCATCAACCTGCTGAGAATCCTCAACAAGCTGACTAAGTGGAAACACTCTCGGACCATG ATGTTGGTGGTCTTCAAGTCAGCCCCCATCCTGAAGAGAGCCCTGAAGGTCAAGCAGGCCATGATGCAGCTGTACGTGCTTAAGCTGCTCAAAATCCAGACCAAGTATTTGGGCCGCCAGTGGAGGAAGAGCAACATGAAGACCATGTCGGCTATCTACCAGAAGGTCCGCCACAGGCTCAATGACGACTGGGCGTACGGgaatg ATATCGACGCACGGCCTTGGGACTTCCAGGCGGAGGAGTGCGCCCTTCGCGAGAGCATCGAGAAGTTCAACAGCCGGCGCTACGACAAGAACCGCAACGGCGACTTGGCGCCGGTGGACAACTGCCTACAGAGCGTGCTGGGTCAGCGCGTGGACCTGCCCGACGACTTCCACTACAGCTACGAAATGTGGCTGGAGAGGGAGGTGTTCTCGCAGCCTATCGAGTGGGAGGGCCTCCTCGTGGAGCCGTGA